One Luteibacter aegosomaticola genomic window carries:
- a CDS encoding TolC family outer membrane protein — translation MRKNTLSACLAGLLAATGFLPAAAGAEDLMDIYREAVANDPVLASADARRLVVAEGVPQARAALLPQLSAGLSLQQFHPAYSNNTNSDGTPVDGGDGHSRQRDLTLNLDQTVVDLSKFARERQAKQTSEAQEATYRGELQDLYVRSTQAYFNVLVAQDQVEIFQSFEDAYQQQYNQAKVLFDKGLAPEADLTQAQAYYLYIKSQRVDLENSLKDARRALQQLTGKEPGTLKTLRDDLPMDRPAPDDASAWVKEALDQNPSVVAGTHLVSADEHSINAARSGHLPTLNLAVGYDKLGSWSNVNRGGASYGPGSTTIGLVLAVPLFSGGLTQSQVRQAIHQRDEDQSDLESSRRQAARDAYNYYNLVIAGIGQLGDARVAVDAAKKSLASLRAGYEIGTQNLTSVVVAIQILANVRSQYTSLRHQFIVNKLLLKRTVGAADLKDMEEINRLLQ, via the coding sequence ATGCGTAAGAACACCCTCTCGGCCTGCCTGGCCGGCCTGTTGGCCGCCACCGGTTTCCTGCCCGCCGCGGCAGGCGCCGAAGACCTCATGGATATTTACCGCGAGGCGGTAGCCAATGACCCGGTGCTGGCCAGCGCCGACGCCCGCCGACTCGTTGTCGCCGAGGGCGTGCCCCAGGCGAGGGCCGCGTTGCTGCCGCAGCTCTCTGCTGGCCTCAGCCTGCAGCAGTTCCACCCGGCGTATTCCAACAACACCAATAGCGACGGTACGCCGGTGGATGGCGGCGATGGCCACAGCCGCCAGCGTGACCTCACCTTGAACCTCGACCAGACGGTGGTGGATCTCTCCAAGTTCGCCCGCGAGCGTCAGGCCAAACAGACATCTGAAGCGCAGGAGGCGACGTATCGCGGCGAGTTGCAGGATCTGTATGTCCGCTCCACGCAGGCGTACTTCAACGTCCTGGTCGCGCAGGACCAGGTCGAGATCTTCCAGTCGTTCGAAGACGCCTACCAGCAGCAGTACAACCAGGCGAAGGTGCTCTTCGACAAGGGCCTCGCGCCCGAAGCCGATCTCACTCAGGCGCAGGCGTATTACCTGTACATCAAATCGCAGCGCGTCGATCTTGAGAACTCGTTGAAGGATGCGCGCCGCGCGTTGCAGCAGCTGACGGGCAAGGAGCCTGGAACGCTGAAAACGCTTCGCGACGACCTGCCGATGGATCGGCCCGCACCGGATGACGCGAGCGCCTGGGTCAAGGAAGCCCTGGACCAGAATCCGTCGGTCGTGGCGGGCACGCACCTGGTGAGCGCCGACGAACATTCGATCAACGCAGCGCGTAGCGGGCACTTGCCCACGCTGAACCTGGCGGTCGGGTACGACAAGCTTGGTTCGTGGTCGAACGTGAACCGGGGCGGCGCAAGCTATGGCCCCGGTAGCACCACCATCGGCCTGGTGCTGGCCGTACCGCTGTTCAGTGGCGGCCTCACGCAATCGCAGGTTCGCCAGGCGATCCACCAGCGCGATGAAGACCAGAGTGACCTTGAAAGCTCGCGCCGCCAGGCTGCGCGTGATGCTTACAACTACTACAACCTCGTCATCGCCGGTATTGGTCAGCTGGGCGATGCGCGTGTCGCTGTGGACGCTGCCAAGAAATCGCTGGCGTCGCTGCGCGCGGGCTACGAAATCGGCACCCAGAACCTGACGTCGGTCGTGGTGGCCATCCAGATCCTTGCGAACGTGCGCAGCCAATACACGTCGTTGCGCCATCAGTTCATCGTGAACAAGCTGCTGCTAAAGCGCACCGTCGGCGCCGCGGATCTGAAGGATATGGAAGAGATCAACCGCCTGCTGCAGTAA
- a CDS encoding YidH family protein: MIPHFTDHAANERTYLAWVRTAIAIMAFGFLLERFNLFLAFALLSAPNSHPGVHLNTRATELLGLGLILLGAWLTLLCTLRYHRNRKQIDDVDSHGYTGTGPQRALSWLVVVMGIFLAAYVARQLVALAA; the protein is encoded by the coding sequence GTGATTCCGCACTTCACCGACCACGCCGCCAATGAGCGCACCTACCTCGCGTGGGTGCGCACCGCCATCGCGATCATGGCGTTCGGCTTCCTGCTCGAGCGCTTCAACCTGTTCCTGGCATTCGCCCTGCTCTCCGCGCCAAACAGCCACCCCGGCGTGCACCTCAACACGCGCGCCACCGAACTGCTCGGGCTTGGCCTGATCCTGCTCGGCGCATGGCTCACGCTGCTCTGCACGCTGCGCTACCACCGCAACCGCAAGCAGATCGATGATGTGGATAGCCACGGCTACACGGGCACCGGGCCGCAGCGTGCGCTGTCATGGCTGGTGGTGGTGATGGGGATCTTCCTGGCGGCGTACGTGGCCAGGCAGCTGGTAGCGCTAGCTGCCTGA
- a CDS encoding NAD(P)/FAD-dependent oxidoreductase: MAFDVIVVGGSFAGQAAAIQLARARRRVLVIDAAAPRNRFAKHAQGIVGHDGKPPRAIVQEATRQLLSYPTASFMDAEAVKAERLDEGFQITLADGSRETAKRLVLATGVKDHLPPLEGLWDRWGTSVIHCPYCHGYEVRDRQLGSLASSPHSWHQAKMLPDWGPTTFFTQGEFEPEPDQLEVLERRGVRIERTPIVGLHGDAPGLTAVLLADGRRLEIGALFVASRVSIASPLAEQLGCAVAEGPLGPYLEVDDWKATSVPGVYAAGDAAQAMQNASLAIASGTMAGVGAHQSLMV, encoded by the coding sequence ATGGCCTTCGACGTGATCGTGGTGGGCGGCAGCTTTGCCGGCCAGGCCGCAGCCATCCAGCTTGCCCGTGCCCGCCGCCGGGTGCTGGTGATCGATGCGGCCGCGCCGCGCAACCGCTTCGCCAAGCATGCGCAGGGTATCGTCGGCCACGACGGGAAGCCGCCGCGGGCCATCGTGCAGGAGGCGACGCGCCAGCTGCTGTCCTACCCCACGGCGTCCTTCATGGACGCGGAAGCGGTGAAGGCCGAGCGTCTCGATGAAGGTTTCCAGATCACCCTTGCCGATGGCAGCCGCGAAACCGCGAAGCGCCTCGTACTGGCCACGGGCGTGAAGGACCACTTGCCGCCGCTCGAGGGCCTCTGGGATCGGTGGGGCACCAGCGTGATCCATTGCCCGTACTGCCACGGCTACGAAGTGCGCGATCGCCAGCTCGGTTCGCTGGCGAGTTCACCGCACTCCTGGCACCAGGCGAAGATGTTGCCCGACTGGGGCCCGACCACGTTCTTCACCCAGGGCGAGTTCGAGCCGGAGCCCGATCAGCTTGAAGTGCTGGAACGCCGTGGCGTCCGCATCGAGCGCACGCCGATCGTCGGCTTGCATGGGGATGCGCCGGGCCTCACGGCCGTGCTGCTCGCGGATGGCCGCCGCCTGGAGATCGGTGCGCTGTTCGTCGCGTCGAGGGTCAGCATCGCCAGCCCACTGGCCGAGCAGCTCGGCTGCGCCGTGGCCGAAGGCCCGCTTGGGCCCTATCTTGAAGTGGATGACTGGAAAGCCACCAGCGTGCCCGGTGTTTACGCCGCGGGTGACGCCGCGCAAGCTATGCAGAACGCCAGCCTCGCCATCGCTTCGGGCACCATGGCAGGCGTAGGCGCCCACCAATCGCTTATGGTGTAG
- a CDS encoding RrF2 family transcriptional regulator, whose translation MKRNDRLSVALHVLLHMAERGDKPMTSAEMAACVETNAVVIRRTFAGLREAGIVSSDKGHGGGWRLAKPAAEIALVDVQRALGERILPLAVREESPGCLVERAVIEAVDDALAEAERVVEARLASLTLADLAQRVQHISAITGHKLKGA comes from the coding sequence ATGAAACGCAACGACCGCCTCTCCGTCGCCCTGCACGTGCTGCTCCACATGGCCGAGCGAGGCGACAAGCCCATGACCTCGGCCGAGATGGCCGCCTGTGTCGAAACCAACGCCGTCGTGATCCGGCGCACCTTCGCGGGCCTGCGCGAGGCCGGCATCGTCAGCTCCGACAAGGGGCACGGAGGCGGCTGGCGGTTGGCGAAGCCCGCGGCGGAGATCGCCCTCGTCGACGTCCAGCGCGCCCTGGGCGAGCGGATCCTGCCGCTGGCCGTACGCGAGGAATCGCCGGGCTGCCTGGTGGAACGCGCGGTGATCGAAGCCGTCGACGATGCCCTGGCCGAGGCCGAGCGCGTGGTGGAAGCCCGCCTCGCCAGCCTCACGCTGGCCGATCTTGCGCAGCGCGTGCAGCACATTTCGGCCATCACAGGCCACAAACTCAAGGGAGCCTGA